A stretch of Rhodoferax potami DNA encodes these proteins:
- a CDS encoding sterol desaturase family protein, producing the protein MPLLSIQQSRFAYFADFGVYGVCVAALAAFLGLAAPHALQWQLVAWALGGLGGWTLIEYGLHRFVLHRLPPFQAMHALHHRHPHDYIGTPTCVTLTLFVVLAFLPAWWLGNLWIASALSLGLLLGYIAYSMTHHAAHHSRSSSEWMKRRKLLHGLHHQRGHTHHYGVSTSLWDHVFRTA; encoded by the coding sequence ATGCCACTCCTCTCGATCCAACAGAGCCGTTTCGCCTACTTTGCAGACTTCGGGGTTTATGGCGTGTGCGTGGCAGCGTTGGCGGCTTTTCTGGGCTTGGCGGCGCCTCACGCATTGCAGTGGCAGCTGGTGGCCTGGGCCCTGGGCGGGCTGGGTGGCTGGACCTTGATTGAATATGGCCTGCACCGCTTTGTGCTGCACCGGCTGCCCCCGTTTCAGGCCATGCACGCGCTGCACCACCGCCACCCGCACGACTACATTGGCACCCCCACCTGTGTCACGCTCACCTTGTTTGTGGTGCTGGCGTTTCTGCCGGCGTGGTGGCTGGGCAACCTGTGGATTGCGAGTGCGCTCAGCCTGGGTTTGCTGCTGGGTTACATCGCTTATTCGATGACCCACCACGCGGCCCACCACTCCCGCTCGTCCAGCGAATGGATGAAGCGCCGCAAGCTACTACACGGGCTGCACCACCAGCGCGGGCACACCCACCATTACGGCGTGAGCACCAGCCTGTGGGATCACGTGTTTCGCACCGCATAA
- a CDS encoding ABC transporter substrate-binding protein produces MKGFARLATLLLCCVCLHSAQAQPTGVPMDVLHWWTSASERKAADQLALQLAQAGVQWKDAAIPGGGGMAAVKVLKSRVLMGDPPDVAQLIGTTLTDWADIGLVMPLNAVAQRQRWSQVLFPTVLELVTYKGDVIAAPLGIQRINTLLYNRKVFSKLGLTPPRSWAEFEMAARKLQAKGIRPLAWSDEPWQIATVFETVLLGDAGPALYRELIVQRKSSAWMDARVERALQRLRWLRALATDAPVERPWTESTRELMADNAGMMIMGDWAKGELMAWGASPVRDFGCAVVPGTENMHLYSVDTLAMLVSARPREAAQEKMAEVVTGIPAQLAYNRIKGAVPVRRDIDPAALDSCARDSWETFALARNARVPSLAHRMAADEAIKDAVAQTLWRYLTDSRMETPEAQRRLASVIRATSTER; encoded by the coding sequence ATGAAAGGTTTCGCCCGCCTCGCCACCCTGCTGCTGTGTTGTGTCTGCCTGCACAGCGCACAGGCGCAGCCCACGGGGGTGCCCATGGACGTGCTGCACTGGTGGACCTCGGCCAGCGAGCGCAAAGCTGCCGACCAGCTGGCCCTGCAGCTGGCGCAGGCCGGCGTGCAGTGGAAGGATGCCGCCATCCCCGGTGGCGGGGGCATGGCGGCTGTCAAAGTGCTCAAGAGCCGGGTGCTCATGGGTGACCCGCCGGATGTGGCGCAGCTCATCGGCACCACTCTGACCGACTGGGCCGACATCGGGCTGGTGATGCCACTCAATGCGGTGGCGCAGCGCCAGCGCTGGTCGCAGGTGCTGTTCCCTACCGTGCTTGAACTCGTCACCTACAAGGGCGATGTGATTGCCGCGCCACTGGGCATTCAGCGCATCAACACCCTGCTCTACAACCGCAAGGTCTTCAGCAAGCTGGGCCTCACGCCGCCCCGCAGCTGGGCCGAATTTGAAATGGCCGCCCGCAAGCTGCAGGCCAAAGGCATACGGCCACTGGCCTGGAGCGACGAGCCCTGGCAGATTGCCACCGTGTTTGAGACCGTGCTGCTCGGCGACGCTGGCCCTGCGCTCTATCGCGAACTGATCGTGCAGCGCAAGAGCAGCGCCTGGATGGACGCCCGCGTAGAGCGCGCCCTGCAGCGCCTGCGCTGGCTGCGCGCACTGGCTACCGATGCGCCGGTGGAGCGCCCCTGGACCGAGAGCACCCGCGAGCTCATGGCCGACAACGCCGGCATGATGATCATGGGCGACTGGGCCAAGGGCGAACTCATGGCCTGGGGCGCCAGCCCGGTGCGCGACTTCGGCTGCGCCGTAGTGCCGGGCACCGAGAACATGCACCTCTACAGCGTGGACACCCTGGCCATGCTGGTGAGCGCCCGCCCGCGCGAGGCTGCCCAAGAAAAAATGGCCGAGGTGGTCACCGGCATTCCGGCGCAGCTGGCCTACAACCGCATTAAAGGCGCGGTGCCGGTGCGCCGCGATATTGATCCCGCTGCACTCGACAGCTGCGCCCGCGACTCGTGGGAAACCTTTGCCCTTGCGCGCAATGCGCGCGTACCCAGCCTGGCCCACCGCATGGCAGCGGACGAAGCCATCAAAGACGCGGTGGCCCAGACCCTGTGGCGCTACCTGACCGACTCCCGCATGGAAACCCCGGAGGCCCAGCGCCGCCTGGCCTCCGTGATCCGCGCAACCAGCACTGAGCGCTAA
- a CDS encoding response regulator, giving the protein MTRTLLVVDDDQKTRNLLKTYLEKHQYEVRVAHDGASFNAEFERFKDELSLVILDVMLPDTDGFTLCRSVRSQSPVPIIMLTASADDTDRIVGLELGADDYIAKPYNPRELLARIKAIHRRMQLGAPGAPVRYLKFAGFSMDVVERVLTDPQGQPVVLTSMDFNLLRFFAEHAGETLDRARLMEQTRGRDLGPLDRSLDVQVSRLRQRLHDDGKQPVLIKTVRGSGYVFSADVSAHAEP; this is encoded by the coding sequence ATGACCCGCACTCTGCTTGTCGTTGACGACGACCAAAAAACCCGCAACCTGCTCAAGACCTATCTGGAAAAGCACCAGTACGAAGTCCGCGTGGCCCACGACGGTGCCAGCTTCAACGCCGAGTTCGAGCGCTTCAAGGATGAGCTGAGCCTGGTCATTCTGGATGTGATGCTGCCCGACACCGACGGCTTCACCCTGTGCCGCAGCGTGCGCAGCCAGTCGCCGGTGCCCATCATCATGCTAACCGCCAGCGCGGACGACACCGACCGCATCGTCGGGTTGGAGCTGGGTGCCGACGACTACATCGCCAAACCCTACAACCCGCGCGAGCTGCTGGCCCGCATCAAGGCCATCCATCGCCGCATGCAGCTGGGCGCGCCCGGTGCACCCGTGCGGTATTTGAAGTTTGCCGGCTTCAGCATGGACGTGGTGGAGCGTGTGCTCACCGACCCGCAAGGCCAGCCGGTGGTGCTCACGAGCATGGACTTCAACCTGCTGCGCTTTTTTGCCGAACACGCCGGCGAGACGCTGGACCGCGCCCGCCTGATGGAGCAAACCCGCGGCCGCGACCTCGGGCCCTTGGACCGCTCACTCGATGTGCAGGTGAGCCGCCTGCGCCAACGCCTGCATGACGACGGCAAGCAACCTGTATTGATCAAAACCGTGCGCGGCAGCGGCTATGTGTTCTCGGCGGACGTGAGCGCCCATGCCGAACCCTGA
- a CDS encoding ATP-binding protein yields the protein MPNPERRRWTRRYLPDSLLGRIVVVMALGVISAQLVGTLLWARQLRESARAEALSAGHAIALNAAGSIRFFRDLPPQFRPILIEQLRTMGGTRFFINVNKARVPVQPVEGNGLVDAVVEAMEGDLTRNLAGNTQAPSVAFAWPDTLQVSDDGRMVRDLPDSWVEATLLLRPRPAPVLVIQAEFEPGRWLYLATTMPDPYFLENANPLTWDRVALQLVTLVTVLVLSVLLVRGLIRPLNRIASAAKAFGSDTAPESVPETGTAELRRTARAFNEMQARIQGYLVDRERLFLGISHGLKTPIMRLKLRTELLDDDTLRAEFHEDLDDLDVMVKAALQSVKDTDIHENLTPVRLDTLLARLAQRPIHPDATIECTAEPVSVLGKPLALERALSNLLDNAVLYGERVQVRLSLQGSRALVEVRDFGPGIAQASMSAAFEPHVRLSHGQQQNRTGTGLGLGIARNIIQAHGGEIRLHNHAEGGLVVTVLLAALPAE from the coding sequence ATGCCGAACCCTGAGCGCCGCCGCTGGACGCGGCGCTACCTGCCCGACAGCCTGCTGGGCCGCATCGTGGTGGTCATGGCGCTGGGCGTCATCAGCGCGCAGCTGGTGGGCACCTTACTGTGGGCGCGGCAGTTGCGCGAGAGTGCGCGCGCCGAGGCGCTGAGTGCCGGCCATGCGATTGCGCTGAATGCGGCGGGTTCCATCCGCTTCTTTCGCGACCTGCCGCCGCAGTTCAGGCCCATCCTGATTGAGCAGTTGCGCACCATGGGCGGCACCCGGTTTTTTATCAACGTGAACAAGGCGCGTGTGCCGGTGCAGCCGGTGGAAGGCAACGGCCTGGTGGACGCGGTAGTGGAAGCCATGGAAGGCGATCTCACCCGCAACCTGGCGGGCAACACGCAAGCCCCCAGCGTGGCCTTTGCCTGGCCCGACACGCTGCAGGTATCAGACGACGGGCGCATGGTGCGCGACCTGCCGGACTCGTGGGTTGAAGCCACCCTGCTGCTGCGCCCGCGCCCTGCACCGGTGCTGGTCATCCAGGCCGAGTTCGAGCCCGGGCGTTGGCTGTACCTGGCCACCACCATGCCCGACCCCTACTTTCTGGAAAACGCCAACCCCCTCACCTGGGACCGGGTCGCCCTGCAGCTCGTGACGCTGGTAACCGTGCTGGTACTGAGCGTGCTGCTGGTGCGCGGGCTGATACGCCCGCTCAACCGGATTGCCTCGGCCGCCAAGGCCTTTGGCAGCGACACGGCGCCTGAGAGCGTGCCCGAAACCGGCACCGCCGAGCTGCGCCGCACCGCGCGCGCCTTCAATGAAATGCAGGCCCGGATTCAGGGCTATCTGGTGGACCGGGAGCGGCTCTTTCTCGGCATTTCGCACGGGCTCAAAACACCCATCATGCGGCTCAAGCTGCGCACCGAATTGCTGGACGACGACACCTTGCGCGCCGAGTTCCACGAGGACCTGGACGACCTTGATGTGATGGTCAAAGCCGCGTTACAAAGCGTGAAAGACACCGACATTCACGAGAACCTCACCCCCGTGCGGCTGGACACCCTGCTCGCCCGCCTGGCGCAACGCCCCATTCACCCCGACGCCACCATCGAATGCACGGCAGAGCCGGTGAGCGTCCTGGGCAAACCGCTGGCGCTGGAGCGCGCCCTGAGCAACTTGCTGGACAACGCGGTGCTCTATGGCGAGCGGGTGCAGGTGCGCCTGAGCCTGCAAGGCAGCCGCGCGCTGGTGGAGGTGCGCGACTTCGGGCCCGGCATTGCGCAGGCCAGCATGTCGGCCGCGTTTGAGCCACATGTGCGCCTCAGCCACGGCCAGCAGCAAAACCGCACCGGCACGGGTTTGGGGCTTGGCATTGCGCGCAACATCATCCAGGCCCACGGTGGCGAGATCAGGCTGCACAACCACGCCGAGGGCGGGCTGGTGGTGACAGTGCTGCTGGCGGCGCTGCCGGCGGAGTGA
- the nagA gene encoding N-acetylglucosamine-6-phosphate deacetylase has translation MSATSLRGHILTPAGFVYGSLHMGADGRIAGITGEPVSEAQVREGSAPIVLPGFIDLHVHGGAGHDIMEGGDAAWHVARLHAQHGTTSLLATTMTAPQSDLDAAFAALAPLCTAPARDAARVLGVHLEGPYISEARLGAQPPFARPASLGEIHRLHALAPIRLITLAPEVGGNDALIAQLVAEGFKVQLGHTTGSYEQGVAALRCGATGFTHLFNAMSALHHREPGMVGAALAHAEFAEVIPDLLHVHPGAIHAALRAIPKLYCVTDSTSAAGMPDGDYKLGRHTVTKCMGGVRLADGTLAGSVLSLDQALRNLVNTLSLSLADASSRVSTFAADHMGLADRGRLEPGAWADAVVLDRDLHVQAVVVEGYAVRNT, from the coding sequence ATGAGCGCCACCTCTTTGCGAGGCCACATCCTCACCCCCGCCGGCTTTGTGTACGGCAGCCTGCACATGGGCGCAGACGGCCGCATTGCCGGCATCACCGGCGAGCCGGTGAGCGAGGCCCAAGTGCGCGAGGGCAGTGCGCCCATCGTGCTGCCTGGCTTTATCGACTTGCATGTGCACGGCGGGGCGGGGCACGACATCATGGAAGGTGGCGACGCCGCTTGGCACGTGGCGCGCCTGCATGCGCAGCACGGCACCACCTCGCTTTTGGCCACCACCATGACCGCGCCGCAAAGCGACCTCGATGCCGCATTTGCCGCACTCGCACCCCTGTGCACCGCGCCTGCGCGCGACGCGGCCCGTGTGCTGGGTGTGCACCTCGAGGGGCCGTACATCAGCGAGGCGCGCTTGGGCGCGCAGCCACCGTTTGCGCGGCCGGCCAGCTTGGGCGAAATCCACCGCCTGCATGCGCTCGCACCCATCCGCCTGATCACCCTTGCGCCCGAAGTGGGTGGCAACGATGCACTGATTGCGCAGCTGGTGGCCGAGGGCTTCAAGGTGCAGCTGGGCCACACCACCGGCAGTTACGAGCAGGGCGTGGCCGCTCTGCGCTGCGGGGCCACGGGCTTTACCCATTTGTTCAACGCCATGTCGGCACTGCACCACCGCGAGCCGGGCATGGTGGGTGCGGCGCTGGCGCATGCCGAGTTTGCAGAGGTCATCCCCGACCTGCTGCATGTGCACCCTGGCGCCATTCACGCGGCGCTGCGGGCTATTCCCAAGTTGTATTGCGTGACCGACTCCACCTCAGCCGCCGGCATGCCCGATGGCGACTACAAGCTCGGCCGCCACACCGTCACCAAGTGCATGGGCGGTGTGCGCCTGGCCGATGGCACGCTGGCCGGCTCGGTGCTGAGCCTGGACCAGGCGCTGCGCAACTTGGTCAACACACTGAGCCTGAGCCTGGCGGATGCCAGCAGCCGTGTGTCCACCTTTGCGGCCGACCACATGGGCTTGGCGGACCGTGGCCGGCTAGAGCCCGGCGCTTGGGCCGATGCGGTGGTGCTTGACCGCGACCTGCACGTGCAGGCAGTGGTGGTCGAGGGTTATGCGGTGCGAAACACGTGA
- a CDS encoding ABC transporter substrate-binding protein, whose amino-acid sequence MSHSLRLAAAAAALVCSSFAGAGTLTIESWRVDDKTLWEDVLLPAFYKAHPGITVKFAPTAPPEYNSALNARLTAGTAGDLVTCRPFDVSLDLYKKGHLDKLNGNAALKNFPESAQVAWQTDDGKDTYCVPMASVIHGFFYNKKVFTELGLNPPVTEADFFNVLDKVKAAGKVAPIAMGTADQWETHQIVYTGIGPNYWKGEEGRKALIAGKKKFTDPEFVKTWDVMGKWANYLPKGYQAQTYGDSQNLFGSGRAAIYPTGSWDISYFEGNSKVEFGAFKPPVAKAGDPCYISDHTDIAMGVNSKSKNKADAQVFLNWLASKEFADLYTNKVTGFFSLSNHAIDVKNPVAKEMIGWRKQCKSTIRLNAQIMSRGTPSMENEFWNVNSQVMNGKMAPKDAAAQIQNGFAKWYTPAK is encoded by the coding sequence ATGTCCCATTCCCTTCGCCTCGCCGCAGCTGCGGCAGCGCTGGTTTGCAGTAGCTTTGCAGGTGCCGGTACCCTAACGATTGAGAGCTGGCGTGTCGACGACAAAACACTCTGGGAAGACGTGCTGTTGCCCGCCTTCTACAAAGCCCACCCCGGCATTACCGTCAAGTTCGCGCCCACTGCGCCGCCTGAGTACAACTCTGCGCTGAATGCCCGCTTGACCGCTGGCACTGCAGGTGACTTGGTGACCTGCCGCCCGTTTGACGTGTCCTTGGACCTGTACAAGAAGGGCCACCTGGACAAGCTCAACGGCAACGCCGCCCTGAAGAACTTCCCCGAGTCCGCCCAAGTGGCGTGGCAGACCGATGACGGCAAGGACACCTACTGCGTGCCCATGGCGTCGGTGATCCACGGTTTCTTCTACAACAAGAAGGTGTTTACCGAGCTCGGCCTGAACCCGCCCGTGACCGAAGCTGACTTCTTCAATGTGCTGGACAAGGTCAAGGCCGCCGGCAAGGTCGCTCCGATTGCCATGGGCACCGCCGACCAGTGGGAAACCCACCAGATCGTGTACACCGGCATCGGCCCGAACTACTGGAAGGGCGAGGAAGGTCGCAAGGCACTGATCGCCGGCAAGAAGAAGTTCACCGACCCCGAGTTTGTGAAAACCTGGGACGTGATGGGCAAGTGGGCCAACTACCTGCCCAAGGGCTACCAGGCCCAGACCTATGGCGATTCGCAAAACCTGTTCGGTAGCGGCCGTGCAGCGATTTACCCGACCGGATCGTGGGACATCTCCTATTTTGAAGGCAACAGCAAAGTGGAATTCGGCGCCTTCAAGCCGCCCGTGGCCAAGGCTGGTGACCCTTGCTATATCTCGGACCACACCGACATCGCCATGGGTGTGAACAGCAAGAGCAAGAACAAGGCAGACGCCCAGGTGTTCCTGAACTGGCTGGCGAGCAAAGAGTTTGCCGACCTGTACACCAACAAGGTGACCGGGTTCTTCTCGCTCTCTAACCATGCGATTGATGTGAAGAACCCGGTGGCCAAGGAAATGATCGGCTGGCGCAAGCAGTGCAAGAGCACCATCCGCCTGAACGCCCAGATCATGAGCCGCGGTACCCCGAGCATGGAAAACGAGTTCTGGAACGTGAACTCCCAGGTCATGAACGGAAAGATGGCGCCCAAAGATGCTGCTGCGCAGATCCAGAACGGTTTTGCCAAGTGGTACACGCCTGCGAAGTAA
- a CDS encoding GntR family transcriptional regulator yields the protein MPATSPNAELSPEDTSPLYQQLARQLTAGILAGTYRVDQALPSERVLCESLGVSRITARKAIAVLVEQGLVLRRHGSGNFIAPRIEQPTSKLASFSEELRQRGYVPASQWITRETGTATPQEREALDLPRRAKVARLLRLRLADGVPMAYEHSALPLPVLPSPQELDGSLYLHLARSGVAPVRAVQHLRAINATADMAAHLQVPEGAALLWVSRVAHSADGAAIEFTQTYCRSDYYAFVAELRSTP from the coding sequence GTGCCTGCCACTTCACCCAACGCTGAACTCAGCCCCGAAGACACCTCCCCGCTGTACCAGCAACTGGCGCGCCAGTTGACGGCAGGCATTCTTGCGGGCACCTACCGGGTAGACCAGGCACTGCCCTCGGAGCGGGTGCTGTGCGAGTCGCTGGGGGTGTCGCGCATCACGGCGCGCAAGGCGATTGCGGTGCTGGTGGAGCAGGGCCTGGTGCTGCGCCGCCATGGCTCGGGCAACTTTATTGCCCCGCGCATTGAGCAGCCCACCAGCAAGCTGGCGAGCTTTTCTGAAGAGCTGCGCCAGCGCGGCTATGTGCCAGCCAGCCAGTGGATCACCCGCGAAACCGGCACCGCCACCCCCCAAGAGCGCGAGGCGCTGGACCTGCCCCGCCGGGCTAAGGTGGCGCGGCTGCTGCGCTTGCGCTTGGCCGATGGCGTGCCCATGGCCTACGAGCACAGCGCGCTGCCCCTGCCGGTGTTGCCCAGCCCGCAAGAGCTGGACGGCTCGCTGTATTTGCACCTGGCCCGCAGCGGCGTAGCACCCGTGCGCGCGGTGCAGCACCTGCGTGCCATCAACGCCACCGCCGACATGGCTGCCCACCTGCAAGTGCCCGAGGGCGCTGCACTCTTGTGGGTAAGCCGCGTGGCCCATAGCGCCGATGGCGCAGCCATTGAATTCACCCAAACCTATTGCCGCAGCGACTACTACGCCTTTGTGGCCGAACTCCGGAGCACCCCATGA
- a CDS encoding RNA recognition motif domain-containing protein encodes MSSKIYVGNLPYSVTDDSLQSNFAEFGEVTSAKVMMDRDTGRSKGFAFVEMSTPAFAQAAIDGLNGQSVDGRSIVVNLARPREDRGSSDGYRGGRSSY; translated from the coding sequence ATGAGCAGCAAAATTTACGTGGGCAACCTGCCCTACTCCGTCACCGATGACAGCTTGCAGAGCAATTTCGCCGAATTCGGCGAAGTCACCTCCGCCAAGGTCATGATGGACCGCGACACCGGCCGTTCCAAAGGCTTTGCCTTTGTGGAAATGAGCACTCCCGCATTTGCCCAAGCCGCCATTGACGGTTTGAACGGTCAATCCGTGGATGGCCGCTCCATTGTGGTCAACCTGGCCCGTCCGCGTGAAGACCGTGGCAGCTCTGATGGCTACCGCGGCGGCCGTAGCAGCTACTAA
- a CDS encoding carbohydrate ABC transporter permease: MKLGFSWRVLVFIAPALLIYATFSALPLIDTLRLGLYSADDTGLRSFTGLSNYQTILSDPQWSASFWNAMGNNLKFFGIHMLVQNPVGLLLAALLSLRNVRFAATYRTVFFLPTLLSVVIIGFVWQLILSPLWGVSERLLTLVGLGDWFAPWLGLESSALITVSLMSVWQYIGVPMMLIYAALIAIPEDIIEAAVVEGASPWRIFWQIRLPLILPTLGLVTILTFVANFNAFDLIYTVKGAVAGPNYSTDILGTLFYRTFFGYQSQVASPTMGAAVATLMFLVILVGVAVYFLAVQRKLQRFAM; the protein is encoded by the coding sequence ATGAAACTCGGCTTTTCCTGGCGGGTGCTGGTGTTTATCGCCCCGGCATTGCTGATCTACGCCACCTTCAGCGCCTTGCCGCTGATCGATACCCTGCGCTTAGGCCTCTACAGCGCAGACGACACCGGCCTGCGCAGCTTCACCGGCCTCTCGAACTACCAGACCATCTTGAGTGACCCGCAGTGGTCGGCCAGCTTCTGGAATGCGATGGGCAACAACCTGAAGTTCTTCGGCATCCACATGCTGGTGCAAAACCCGGTGGGCCTGCTGTTGGCGGCCCTGCTGTCGCTGCGCAATGTGCGCTTTGCGGCCACCTACCGCACCGTGTTCTTTTTGCCCACGCTGCTGTCGGTGGTGATCATCGGCTTTGTGTGGCAGCTTATCTTGTCGCCGCTGTGGGGCGTGTCTGAGCGGCTTTTGACACTGGTGGGCCTGGGCGACTGGTTCGCCCCTTGGCTGGGGCTGGAGAGCTCGGCGTTGATCACCGTGTCGTTGATGTCGGTGTGGCAGTACATCGGCGTGCCGATGATGCTGATTTATGCCGCGCTGATCGCTATTCCGGAGGACATCATCGAGGCCGCCGTGGTCGAGGGCGCCTCGCCCTGGCGCATCTTCTGGCAGATCCGCCTGCCGCTCATCCTGCCCACGCTGGGGCTGGTGACCATCCTGACCTTTGTGGCCAACTTCAACGCGTTTGACTTGATCTACACGGTCAAGGGCGCGGTGGCAGGCCCCAACTACAGCACTGACATTCTGGGCACGCTGTTCTACCGCACCTTCTTCGGCTATCAGTCGCAAGTGGCCAGCCCGACCATGGGCGCGGCCGTGGCTACGCTCATGTTCCTCGTGATTCTGGTGGGCGTGGCGGTGTACTTCCTCGCGGTGCAGCGCAAGCTGCAGCGCTTTGCAATGTGA
- a CDS encoding CsbD family protein: MGINKDQIKGRTQEAKGKVKEVVGKALGNKSLEVKGNVQKNLGAVRASVGDAKESVAKAIKRS; the protein is encoded by the coding sequence ATGGGTATCAACAAAGACCAAATCAAAGGGCGCACACAAGAAGCCAAGGGCAAGGTCAAAGAGGTCGTGGGCAAAGCCTTGGGCAACAAGTCGCTCGAGGTCAAAGGCAACGTCCAAAAGAACCTGGGTGCGGTGCGCGCCTCGGTGGGCGACGCCAAAGAAAGTGTCGCCAAAGCCATCAAGCGCTCATAA
- a CDS encoding sensor domain-containing diguanylate cyclase: MLLPLWVPAAAVDVRAPGSGSVDPGPVVAVLEDVSGAFTLAEVLAADRAGGFEKGAEVAKGLSLGYSRSAFWLRLAIRNPELRPIEQLLEVSNARISSVSLYVPDASGNYKAMVTGGDTPFANRPYPHRHFVFPLTVSPKSEQVVYMRVQNSSSLIVPLRLWEPHDFDIASRPEYMVQGWYFGMASAMVLFNLLLWLAIRDRIYIYYVIFVLAMAVTVASKTGLGAQFVWPASLVWGNFSFFAAISFTLAAFYPFTRRMLDTPRTMPRVDSVMQLMTWVHVLAPVAYWFALPVVAPYGTAFFGFTILFYGGVAVWGSIRRMRAAYFQLGAFSLLLAGTLMAVLRAYGWVPTNIFTVDGLQLGSVFEMLVLALALADRFNEMRREKMSVQNELVAIQDQLVDTLQASEKELAYRVEKRTRQLQAANARLEALSMVDGLTGIANRRHFDQVLHKEWARLERVGQPLALVMLDVDWFKRYNDHFGHQAGDECLREVALAISGVSRASDLVARYGGEEFVIIAPGNDGPQALQMAQRACDAVRELALLHPLSEEGFVTLSCGVAFTVPGPESSPENLLGNADIALYEAKAQGRHRVVLAQPSGW, translated from the coding sequence ATGCTGCTGCCACTCTGGGTGCCGGCAGCCGCAGTCGATGTGCGAGCGCCGGGTTCCGGCAGCGTGGACCCGGGCCCGGTGGTGGCGGTGCTTGAAGACGTGTCGGGCGCGTTCACCTTGGCCGAGGTGTTGGCTGCAGACCGCGCGGGTGGTTTTGAGAAAGGGGCCGAGGTCGCCAAAGGCCTCTCGCTCGGCTACAGCCGCTCGGCGTTTTGGCTGCGCTTGGCCATCCGCAACCCCGAGCTGCGGCCCATAGAGCAGTTGCTGGAGGTGAGCAATGCGCGCATTTCCAGTGTGTCGCTGTATGTGCCTGATGCGTCGGGCAACTACAAGGCCATGGTGACCGGGGGTGACACCCCCTTTGCCAACCGGCCGTACCCGCACCGCCACTTTGTGTTCCCGCTCACCGTGAGCCCGAAGTCTGAGCAGGTGGTGTACATGCGGGTGCAAAACAGCAGTTCGCTGATCGTGCCCTTGCGCCTTTGGGAGCCTCACGATTTCGACATTGCCAGCCGCCCGGAGTACATGGTGCAGGGCTGGTATTTCGGCATGGCCAGCGCCATGGTGCTGTTCAACCTGTTGCTGTGGCTCGCTATTCGGGACCGCATCTACATCTACTACGTGATCTTTGTGCTGGCCATGGCGGTGACCGTGGCCTCCAAGACCGGCTTGGGTGCGCAATTTGTGTGGCCGGCGAGCTTGGTGTGGGGCAATTTCTCGTTTTTTGCGGCTATCTCTTTCACGCTGGCGGCGTTTTACCCGTTCACCCGGCGCATGTTGGATACCCCGCGGACCATGCCCCGGGTCGACAGCGTCATGCAGCTGATGACTTGGGTGCATGTGCTGGCGCCTGTGGCCTATTGGTTTGCCTTGCCGGTGGTGGCGCCCTACGGCACTGCGTTTTTCGGGTTCACGATTTTGTTTTACGGCGGGGTGGCGGTGTGGGGCTCCATCCGGCGGATGCGGGCGGCGTATTTCCAGCTGGGGGCGTTTAGTTTGTTGCTGGCCGGCACCCTGATGGCCGTGTTGCGCGCCTATGGCTGGGTGCCCACCAACATCTTTACCGTAGACGGCTTGCAGCTGGGCTCGGTGTTTGAAATGCTGGTGCTGGCCTTGGCCCTTGCAGACCGCTTTAACGAAATGCGCCGCGAAAAAATGAGTGTGCAAAACGAGCTGGTAGCCATCCAAGACCAGCTGGTCGATACCCTGCAGGCCTCTGAAAAAGAGCTGGCCTACCGGGTCGAAAAGCGCACCCGCCAATTGCAAGCGGCCAACGCCCGGCTAGAGGCCCTGAGCATGGTGGACGGCCTGACCGGCATTGCCAACCGCCGCCACTTTGACCAGGTGCTGCACAAAGAGTGGGCGCGGCTGGAGCGGGTGGGCCAGCCCTTGGCGCTGGTGATGCTGGATGTGGACTGGTTCAAGCGCTACAACGACCACTTTGGCCACCAGGCCGGCGACGAGTGCCTGCGCGAGGTGGCCCTGGCGATCAGCGGTGTGAGCCGCGCCAGCGATTTGGTAGCCCGCTATGGCGGCGAGGAGTTTGTGATCATCGCCCCCGGCAACGATGGCCCGCAGGCCCTGCAAATGGCCCAGCGCGCCTGCGATGCGGTGCGCGAGCTGGCCCTGTTGCACCCGCTGTCTGAAGAGGGCTTTGTGACCCTGAGCTGCGGGGTCGCGTTCACGGTGCCCGGCCCCGAGAGCAGCCCCGAAAACCTGCTGGGCAATGCAGACATCGCCCTCTACGAGGCCAAGGCCCAGGGCCGCCACCGGGTGGTGTTGGCCCAGCCCTCGGGCTGGTAA